A region from the Cannabis sativa cultivar Pink pepper isolate KNU-18-1 chromosome 9, ASM2916894v1, whole genome shotgun sequence genome encodes:
- the LOC115723737 gene encoding uncharacterized protein LOC115723737 — protein sequence MVAAQSRQKSYADLKRTQIEYEVGDHVFLRVTPRKGIPTKRLGKRGKLSRRYVGPFEILDRVGNVAYRVALPPSLSTVHNVFHVSQLRKYVSDPSHVLSYETLGLHEDLSFEERPMKILDRKDKVLRNKTIPWVKVLWRNNVVEEATWEFESDMKQQHPELFE from the coding sequence ATGGTTGCAgctcagagtagacagaagtCTTATGCAGACCTAAAGCGAACGCAGATTGAGTATGAAGTTGGTGATCATGTATTTCTACGTGTGACTCCAAGGAAAGGGATCCCAACGAAGAGGTTAGGCAAGAGGGGAAAGCTAAGTCGCAGATATGTcggaccttttgagattctaGATAGAGTGGGCAATGTGGCTTACAGGGTAGCTTTACCACCATCATTGTCTACAGTGCATAACGTATTCCATGTGTCACAACTTCGAAAATATGTATCTGATCCTTCACATGTGCTGAGTTATGAAACACTGGGTTTGCATGAGGATTTGTCGTTCGAGGAGCGTCCAATGAAAATACTTGATCGAAAAGACAAGGTCCTAAGGAATAAAACCATTCCTTGGGTAAAGGTTTTGTGGAGAAACAATGTTGTTGAGGAGGCAACCTGGGAATTTGAGTCTGATATGAAGCAGCAGCATCCCGAGTTGTTTGAGTAA